In Elusimicrobiales bacterium, the DNA window TCGATAACTACGCCGGCGCCCACCGTGTGCCCGCCCTCGCGGATGGCAAAACGCAAACCTTTTTCCATCGCTATCGGCGTGATGAGCGTTACCGTCATCTCCGTGTTGTCGCCGGGCA includes these proteins:
- a CDS encoding elongation factor Tu, with the protein product PGDNTEMTVTLITPIAMEKGLRFAIREGGHTVGAGVVIEVIE